One region of Salmo trutta unplaced genomic scaffold, fSalTru1.1, whole genome shotgun sequence genomic DNA includes:
- the LOC115191068 gene encoding extensin-1-like: MNLSSLRFLRYQQTLCYTHTHTHTHTTPFHRHTVPPPHRHTVPPPHCSTATPPHRSTTTLFHRHTATPFHHHTATPFHHHTVPPPHYHTVPPPHYHTVPPPHRSTATPPHRSTTTPPHRSTTTLFHRHTATPFHHHTVLPPHRSTTTLFYRHTVPTPHCSTTTPFHHHTATPFHRHTVPPFHHHTVPPPHRSTTTPFHRHTVPPPHRSTTTPFHHHTVPPPHRSTTTPFHRHTVPPPHCSTATPFHRHTVPPPHRSTATPFHHHTVPPPHRSTATPFHHHTVPPPHCSTTTPFHHHTVPPPHRSTATPFHHHTVPPPHCSTATLFHRHTVPPPHRSTATPFHRQTH; the protein is encoded by the coding sequence TATCTTCTCTAAGGTTCTTGAGGTATCAGCAGACTctttgttacacacacacacacacacacacacacaccacaccgttcCACCGCCACACCGTTCCACCACCACACCGCCACACCGTTCCACCACCACACTGTTCCACCGCCACACCGCCACACCGTTCCACCACCACACTGTTCCACCGCCACACCGCCACACCGTTCCACCACCACACCGCCACACCGTTCCACCACCACACTGTTCCACCGCCACACTACCACACCgttccaccaccacactaccacaccgtTCCACCACCACACCGTTCCACTGCCACACCGCCACACCGTTCCACCACCACACCGCCACACCGTTCCACCACCACACTGTTCCACCGCCACACCGCCACACCGTTCCACCACCACACTGTTCTACCGCCACACCGTTCCACCACCACACTGTTCTACCGCCACACCGTTCCAACACCACACTGTTCCACTACCACACCGTTCCACCACCACACCGCCACACCGTTCCACCGCCACACCGTTCCACCGTTCCACCACCACACTGTTCCACCGCCACACCGTTCCACCACCACACCGTTCCACCGCCACACCGTTCCACCACCACACCGTTCCACCACCACACCGTTCCACCACCACACTGTTCCACCACCACACCGTTCCACCACCACACCGTTCCACCGCCACACCGTTCCACCACCACACTGTTCCACCGCCACACCGTTCCACCGCCACACCGTTCCACCACCACACCGTTCCACCGCCACACCGTTCCACCACCACACTGTTCCACCACCACACCGTTCCACCGCCACACCGTTCCACCACCACACTGTTCCACCACCACACTGTTCCACCACCACACCGTTCCACCACCACACTGTTCCACCACCACACCGTTCCACCGCCACACCGTTCCACCACCACACTGTTCCACCACCACACTGTTCCACCGCCACACTGTTCCACCGCCACACCGTTCCACCGCCACACCGTTCCACCGCCACACCGTTCCACCGCCAGACACACTGA